The proteins below come from a single Streptomyces sp. SCSIO 75703 genomic window:
- a CDS encoding glycosyltransferase family 2 protein, with protein MTPDVTVTVIVYNDAGRLPRAVDSVRRQTHANVEIVISDDHSTDETPRVAGELAASDPRIVYLRLEENSGGCSAPRNRAMEIARAPYLMFLDSDDELPERAVEVLLAAHRERELDFAMGAVRRIRVDNGRRTTWMPHLVAERRTLEGIEADPRLLFEHLATSKMYSRAFLDRHGLRFPEGIHYEDQLFSAQAYCLAETFTIVPEPVYRWYIEPYATGAAASISNQRHKLDNVRDRVHVQRLIDAFLAESGHEALREDKDHKFLKHDFRMYAGDLPYRDEEWLASFAGLVVPYLDTLAPGAYARLARPERVVLRLLRDGRLDEVRTAARGLGHAVGPREVTPDPESGRTFWGEGVPGSEEARRELDLTELEPDTCPFFAALLRHEITAVEEGPDASVDLTVRTHDPARRLPVGPQRAVLHLSPGRRRLALPFRLAPVRPGLFEGRVRLDPAAVPLPLHGFEGARHPVLRLRHQGQTHTGVLLAPLDFPARTVRVAYRGGAAPHEVTVEPEGHDPGRLQLRWRPVGATAVIRPVARRLATPRVRKAARLAASALR; from the coding sequence GTGACTCCCGACGTCACCGTCACGGTCATCGTCTACAACGACGCCGGGCGGCTCCCGCGCGCGGTGGATTCGGTCCGCCGCCAGACCCACGCGAACGTCGAGATCGTCATCAGCGACGACCACTCGACCGACGAGACCCCGCGGGTGGCCGGGGAACTGGCGGCGAGCGACCCGCGGATCGTGTACCTGCGGCTGGAGGAGAACAGCGGCGGGTGCAGCGCCCCGCGCAACCGGGCCATGGAGATCGCGCGGGCCCCGTACCTGATGTTCCTCGACAGCGACGACGAACTGCCCGAGCGGGCGGTGGAGGTCCTGCTCGCCGCCCACCGGGAACGCGAGCTGGACTTCGCCATGGGCGCCGTGCGCCGGATCCGCGTCGACAACGGGCGCCGCACCACCTGGATGCCGCACCTGGTCGCCGAACGGCGCACGCTGGAGGGGATCGAGGCCGATCCGCGGCTGCTCTTCGAGCACCTGGCGACCAGCAAGATGTACTCGCGCGCCTTCCTGGACCGGCACGGCCTGCGCTTCCCCGAGGGCATCCACTACGAGGACCAGCTCTTCTCCGCGCAGGCGTACTGCCTCGCCGAGACCTTCACCATCGTCCCGGAGCCGGTCTACCGCTGGTACATCGAGCCGTACGCCACCGGGGCCGCCGCCTCCATCTCCAACCAGCGGCACAAGCTGGACAACGTCCGCGACCGCGTCCACGTGCAGCGGCTCATCGACGCCTTCCTCGCCGAGAGCGGGCACGAGGCGCTGCGGGAGGACAAGGACCACAAGTTCCTCAAGCACGACTTCCGGATGTACGCCGGGGACCTGCCCTACCGGGACGAGGAGTGGCTGGCCTCCTTCGCCGGCCTCGTCGTCCCCTACCTCGACACGCTCGCGCCGGGGGCGTACGCGCGGCTGGCGCGCCCCGAGCGGGTGGTGCTCCGGCTGCTGCGCGACGGGCGGCTGGACGAGGTGCGCACCGCGGCGCGCGGGCTCGGGCACGCGGTGGGACCGCGCGAGGTGACCCCGGACCCGGAGAGCGGGCGGACCTTCTGGGGCGAGGGCGTGCCCGGCTCCGAGGAGGCCCGCCGCGAGCTGGACCTGACCGAGCTGGAACCGGACACCTGCCCCTTCTTCGCCGCCCTGCTCCGCCACGAGATCACCGCGGTCGAGGAGGGCCCGGACGCCTCGGTCGACCTGACGGTCCGCACCCACGACCCCGCCCGGCGGCTGCCGGTCGGCCCGCAGCGCGCGGTGCTGCACCTCTCCCCCGGCCGCCGGCGCCTCGCGCTGCCGTTCCGCCTCGCCCCCGTCCGGCCGGGCCTGTTCGAGGGGCGGGTGCGGCTCGACCCCGCGGCCGTGCCGCTGCCCCTCCACGGCTTCGAAGGGGCGCGCCACCCGGTGCTGCGCCTGCGCCACCAGGGCCAGACGCACACGGGGGTGCTGCTGGCGCCGCTGGACTTCCCGGCCCGCACCGTCCGCGTGGCCTACCGGGGCGGCGCGGCCCCGCACGAGGTCACCGTCGAGCCCGAGGGCCACGACCCGGGCCGGCTCCAGCTCCGCTGGCGTCCGGTGGGGGCGACCGCGGTGATCCGGCCGGTCGCCCGGCGCCTGGCCACCCCGCGGGTGCGGAAGGCGGCCCGCCTGGCGGCGAGCGCCCTGCGCTAG